The region GCCGACCTGGGACAGGGCGCGGCAGTGACGAAGTAAAGGTCACGACAAAAACCTGGCGTCACCCGGTACGGCATCCCATGCCATACCGGAAAAAGAGAGGGGCCCGGAATCCTTATGGAATCCGGGCCCCTTTTTCAGGCGGAAGGTCAGAACGGCGAGCCGACGTGCGCCCTGCCCGTCCTGCCCCTTCCTGTTTGGCTTAAACCGGCTTGATCGTCGGGTTCGGCTGCAACGCGCTGGGCGTGCCCACGTTCGTCGTGCCGCCGACCGTCGTGCCCGGCAGGCCGACGCCCGTCGTCACGCCCGCGGTTTCGACGCCTGAAGTTCCCAGGTCCACTTTATTGACACCTGTTGCGCCACGCAGCTTCTCGCCTTCGACACGCTCGACTTCCACATCCGTACCGTGCAGGGTTTCGTTGATCGTCTCGGTATGTTCGGTGGACGTTTTGCCGACCACGACTTCCTCGACGACACGCGATGTCTTGCCGACCACAGCCTCTTCCGCCGTTTCACGGATTTCCACCGAGCCTTCACGCAGATCGGCGGCAGTCACCGGACGGTCCACCGGGCGACGCTCGATCGAGGCATGCTCTTCGCGCAGCGTGACCGACTCCGAGACCGGGGTCGACGTGGCACGCGAGTACACGCGGAAACCGCCCGTCTCGACGGCGCGCTTGCCCACCACGAGATCTTCCTTCACCACGGCAAATGCCTGGCGCTCGGCGTCGATCTCTTCCGGGGTGTAGGGCTTCGCGGTTGCTTCGTAGCCCTTGTAACCCGTGGTTTCCCAATGCGCGACGCGCGAATCGATGTCGACGGCACCGGTGCTTTCCAGCACGTTGCGAACGGAAGCCAATTGCGCCTCGTCGCGCACGTCGACCGACAGCAACACACCGCCGCGGCGAACCGCCTCGTGATAATGGCCGACTTCGTCCGGGCGCTCGTCGTTGCCGAACATATTGGCGAAAAACCGCTCGACGCCGGCCATCATGCCGTGGCCGGTATCGCCGGTGTGGTCGGGGGACGTCACGACGCGCGCATCGTTGCCCGCCAGCGAAGCGTCGCCAGCGCGGTCATCTTCATGCGTCTGAATGTCCGAGCGGGAAATACCGTTTTGTATCAGGCGTTCCTTCGCAACGTCCGCATCGGCAAACGAGTCAAAAATTCCAACGATAGTTTGAGCCATGATAGTGCCTTCCTGTTAGGTATTAAACCGTGAACATCAATTAGTCGAAATATCGTTCGTCGCCCGCTGCGGTGCCGGTACACCAAGTGGCAGGTCCTGTTCCACCCATTCGCCAGCCGTACCCTCGCGCCGCTCGACAAGCAGCTTTTCCTTGCGTACCTTCATTTGCCGTGTGGCGGTCTCGGCCACGACGGTTCGTGTGATACGCACTTCTTCCTTCAACATCAACCGCATTTCCACCACCGGCTGGTACTCGAACACGGGAATGACGAGTGTGTCGCCTTCCTGGCGCGGTTCGAACTCGGCGTCGACCACGCGGTTGATCACCACGCGCTCCACGTTGACGCTTTCGGTGCGCAAGGTGACGGGGATTTCCTGCATTTCCTCGTGGTCCACCTTGCGTACCCGCACCGCCCCGGTTTCCCGCTTTTCGATATCGATCACCAGCTGCTCGTCGATAACCGAAAAGGTGGTTTCGTCCGTGGTGTTCGACCGCGCGGTTGCTTCTTGCTCAATCGTCATGTTCCCTCTCCCGCAGCCGCCCGGATGCCGGTCACCGCAATACCCAGACTATTGCAATCGCCGTGCCTGCCGGCGAACATATCCGAAGAAGGGTTTGGCGAAACGTTCCAAAGGACCTCCCCAACTTGCTGAATCGACCGTGCAGCCGAGCGGAGACGCGTGATGGAGAAGGGGGAAAAATTTTCACTATTCTGTTTTTTTGTGAGCGCAATAAAAAAACGCCCCGCAGGTTTTCACCTGGGGGCGTTTTTTGCAGCGCATGCCAGTCTTCTTTACATCAATCCGGAATCTTGTCTACCGATGCCGGTTCGATCACCGCCACACCATTGCGTTGCTGGCGGAATGCCACCAGCGCCTGATAGGTCTTCAACCGGGCGCGCATGACGGACCCGAGCGGCCTGTGCGCAAGCAGGCTGTGCGCTGGCCGGAACGACAGCGCGTCGTTGAAGTAGGCGGCACGCGCCTCGCTGTGCGAGTTCTGAGCCGGCAGGATCAAGCGTGCCACCGCGACATAGGGACTGTCCGCTTCCGGCCATTCCTTCGATGCATCCTCGATCGGCATCTTCTCGGAATCGATGCAGAGCTGCACGCGCAGCTCGAACTCCGCGCCCTGCGCAGCGAAGAATTCACTGACGGCATGACGAAACACATCCGGATCGTCGACGTCCAGCGGTCCATCGCCCAGGGCGACCACCGCCGCGGAGAGAGGGAATACGGCGACTTTTGCAACATAGTCGCCGAAGCGCAGCGGCGCCTGGCTGTAGTACGGCTCGGATAGCGGGTGCCGGGGCGGATGTCCGAAAAAGTCGAGCATGGCGCTGTCCGCGCCCACCGCATGCAATACCTTGTTCGCCACTTGCGCGGTCACCGACACCGCGTGCTTGAGGGCCTCCGGCTGCGAAGTGCCCTTTTCCAGCCCTTTCATGCTGCGCAGGAAAGCCGCCGCGTCCGGATTGGGAAATACCGGGCCCGAGGCCAGCACGAAGTCCTGAGTGGCATCGTGATGTCCCGGGAGTTTCTCTCCCTGGACCCCGAACACCTTGATCGCCATGCCACGATGCGTCGAGACATTGTCCTTGAGAAGCTCGCCCGGGCCCTGCGCCAGGCGCACCACCACCGGATAGCTCTCCGGCATGGCGAACAGACCCTGGCGCAACGCTTCGGGGAGATCGTCGAGCACGCGCAGTTCGCCCTTCAGCAGGCCAGTGCTCTTTGCATGCGATGCGCGGACCGCATGGTCGTACCGGCCGGCGGTGATTTCGCTTTCGTGCGTCATCGAAGCGATGATCTTGTCGATCGTTTCCGCTTCATCGGGCTTCGGCTGCTCCAGGTCGTCACGATAACGAAGATAGGGACGCGTGGTTTCTGACATGCTCTTCTCTCGAAATGACGCTCAGGCCGCCGGCTTCAGGATGACTTTGGTCCAGCCGTCCTTGCGGGCATCGAAGTTTTCGTAGGCGCCCGGCGCGTCTTCCAGCGGCAATTCATGCGAGATGATCTGCGACGGCGAGGCCTTGCCCGCGGCGATAAGATCGCGCAACTTGCGGTTATAGGCCTTGACGTTCGCCTGACCCGTGGCGATGCGCTGCCCCTTCATCCACATCGAGCCGAAATCGAAGGCCAGCTTGCCTTCCTTCATCAGGTCGTCCGGCGAGCCCGGATCTTCCGCGACGAATACGCCCACCACGCCGATGCCGCCCGTGGGCTTCACGGCCTTGACGAGATTGTTCATGGTCAGGTTCGGCACTTCGTGGCCCTTGCAGCTGCACTGGTAGCCCACGCATTCGCAACCGCGATCCGCGCCCTTGCCCTTGGTCATTTCCAGGATTTGTTCCGCGGAGTTGCCTTCCGAATCGTCGATCGGAATGGCGCCCATCTTTTCCGCCAGCGCCAGCCGGTCCTTATGGGTATCCACCACCATGACCTTGCTTGCGCCCTTCAGATTGGCGGACATTGCCGCCATCAAGCCCACGGGGCCGGCACCATAGATCGCGACCGTATCGCCCGGTTCGACGCCCGCAAGCACGGTGGCGTGATAGCCCGTCGGAAAGATGTCCGAGAGCATCACGTAGTCGTTTTCCTTTTCCTCGGCGTCCGGCGGCAGCACCAGGCAATTGAAATCGCCGAACGGCACGCGCA is a window of Robbsia betulipollinis DNA encoding:
- a CDS encoding catalase family protein, yielding MSETTRPYLRYRDDLEQPKPDEAETIDKIIASMTHESEITAGRYDHAVRASHAKSTGLLKGELRVLDDLPEALRQGLFAMPESYPVVVRLAQGPGELLKDNVSTHRGMAIKVFGVQGEKLPGHHDATQDFVLASGPVFPNPDAAAFLRSMKGLEKGTSQPEALKHAVSVTAQVANKVLHAVGADSAMLDFFGHPPRHPLSEPYYSQAPLRFGDYVAKVAVFPLSAAVVALGDGPLDVDDPDVFRHAVSEFFAAQGAEFELRVQLCIDSEKMPIEDASKEWPEADSPYVAVARLILPAQNSHSEARAAYFNDALSFRPAHSLLAHRPLGSVMRARLKTYQALVAFRQQRNGVAVIEPASVDKIPD
- a CDS encoding YsnF/AvaK domain-containing protein, producing the protein MAQTIVGIFDSFADADVAKERLIQNGISRSDIQTHEDDRAGDASLAGNDARVVTSPDHTGDTGHGMMAGVERFFANMFGNDERPDEVGHYHEAVRRGGVLLSVDVRDEAQLASVRNVLESTGAVDIDSRVAHWETTGYKGYEATAKPYTPEEIDAERQAFAVVKEDLVVGKRAVETGGFRVYSRATSTPVSESVTLREEHASIERRPVDRPVTAADLREGSVEIRETAEEAVVGKTSRVVEEVVVGKTSTEHTETINETLHGTDVEVERVEGEKLRGATGVNKVDLGTSGVETAGVTTGVGLPGTTVGGTTNVGTPSALQPNPTIKPV
- a CDS encoding glutathione-independent formaldehyde dehydrogenase, whose product is MKALVYEGPRKVTVKEMPDAKIEKATDVLVKITTTNICGSDLHMYEGRTNMETGRILGHENLGVVAEVGPGVQRIKVGDRVCLPFNIGCGFCENCEKGLTGFCLTANPGMAGAAYGFAGMGPYSGGQAEYLRVPFGDFNCLVLPPDAEEKENDYVMLSDIFPTGYHATVLAGVEPGDTVAIYGAGPVGLMAAMSANLKGASKVMVVDTHKDRLALAEKMGAIPIDDSEGNSAEQILEMTKGKGADRGCECVGYQCSCKGHEVPNLTMNNLVKAVKPTGGIGVVGVFVAEDPGSPDDLMKEGKLAFDFGSMWMKGQRIATGQANVKAYNRKLRDLIAAGKASPSQIISHELPLEDAPGAYENFDARKDGWTKVILKPAA
- a CDS encoding YsnF/AvaK domain-containing protein, translating into MTIEQEATARSNTTDETTFSVIDEQLVIDIEKRETGAVRVRKVDHEEMQEIPVTLRTESVNVERVVINRVVDAEFEPRQEGDTLVIPVFEYQPVVEMRLMLKEEVRITRTVVAETATRQMKVRKEKLLVERREGTAGEWVEQDLPLGVPAPQRATNDISTN